One window of the Conexibacter sp. SYSU D00693 genome contains the following:
- a CDS encoding alpha/beta fold hydrolase, whose translation MPFADVGGHRLHYEDTGGDGPAVVFSHGLFMDGSMFDAQVAALKDRYRCITWDERGHGQTGEVDEDFSYWDSASDLVGLMDHLGIDQAVLVGMSQGGYLSQRLAINHPERVQGLVLFATQAGTDEHKRQAYDALLDQWTSQGLGDELAQTIAAIVIGPGDPSAEHWIAKWRTNSPENLRRIYTTLVGRDDLTPRLGEIRAPAMVIWGEGDLAIEEERARALADGLDAELVAVPGAGHGVNFTHAAAVNPHLTRFLEQVVPARV comes from the coding sequence ATGCCGTTCGCGGACGTCGGTGGTCACCGACTGCACTACGAGGACACCGGGGGAGACGGGCCGGCCGTGGTGTTCAGCCACGGGCTGTTCATGGACGGCTCGATGTTCGACGCGCAGGTCGCGGCGCTGAAGGACCGCTACCGGTGCATCACGTGGGACGAGCGCGGCCACGGCCAGACCGGCGAGGTCGACGAGGACTTCTCCTACTGGGACAGCGCGTCCGACCTCGTCGGCCTCATGGACCACCTCGGCATCGACCAGGCCGTGCTGGTGGGGATGTCGCAGGGCGGCTACCTCTCGCAGCGCCTGGCCATCAACCACCCCGAGCGCGTCCAGGGCCTCGTGCTCTTCGCGACCCAGGCGGGGACGGACGAGCACAAGCGCCAGGCCTACGACGCGCTGCTGGACCAGTGGACGTCCCAGGGCCTCGGCGACGAGCTCGCGCAGACCATCGCCGCGATCGTCATCGGGCCGGGCGACCCGAGCGCCGAGCACTGGATCGCCAAGTGGCGCACCAACTCGCCGGAGAACCTGCGCCGCATCTACACGACGCTCGTGGGCCGCGACGACCTCACCCCGCGCCTGGGCGAGATCCGCGCCCCCGCGATGGTCATCTGGGGCGAGGGCGACCTGGCCATCGAGGAGGAGCGCGCCCGTGCGCTCGCCGACGGCCTGGACGCCGAGCTCGTCGCGGTCCCCGGCGCCGGCCACGGCGTGAACTTCACCCACGCCGCCGCCGTGAACCCGCATCTCACGCGGTTCCTCGAGCAGGTCGTCCCGGCCCGGGTGTAG